In Felis catus isolate Fca126 chromosome A2, F.catus_Fca126_mat1.0, whole genome shotgun sequence, the following proteins share a genomic window:
- the S1PR2 gene encoding sphingosine 1-phosphate receptor 2 — MGSLYSEYLSPSKVLEHYNYTKETLDTQETTSRWVALVIIVLICFTIVVENLMVLIAVARNSKFHSAMYLFLGNLAASDLLTGVAFVANTLLSGPVTLGLTPLEWFAREGSAFITLSASVFSLLAIAIERHVAIAKVKLYGSDKSCRMLLLIVASWLISLVLGGLPILGWNCLGHLEACSTVLPLYTKHYVLCVVTIFSVILLAIVALYIRIYCVVRSSHVDVTGPQTLALLKTVTIVLGVFIVCWLPAFSILLLDYACPVRSCPVLYKAHYFFAFATLNSLLNPVIYTWRSRDLRREVLRPLQCCRRAAGVQGRRGGTPGHRLLPLRSSSSLERGTHMPTSPTFLEGNTMV; from the coding sequence ATGGGCAGCCTGTACTCAGAGTACCTAAGCCCCAGCAAGGTCCTGGAACACTATAATTACACCAAGGAGACGCTGGACACTCAGGAGACCACCTCCCGCTGGGTGGCGTTGGTCATCATCGTCCTCATCTGCTTCACCATCGTGGTGGAGAACCTGATGGTGCTCATTGCTGTCGCTCGCAACAGCAAGTTCCACTCGGCCATGTACCTGTTCCTGGGCAACCTAGCCGCCTCGGACCTGCTGACAGGTGTGGCCTTTGTAGCCAATACCTTGCTCTCAGGCCCCGTCACGCTGGGGCTGACCCCTTTGGAGTGGTTTGCCCGAGAGGGCTCCGCCTTCATCACGCTTTCCGCCTCCGTCTTCAGCCTCCTGGCCATCGCCATCGAGCGGCACGTGGCCATCGCCAAGGTCAAGCTCTACGGCAGCGACAAGAGCTGCCGCATGCTGCTGCTCATCGTGGCCTCGTGGCTCATCTCGCTTGTTCTCGGAGGCCTGCCCATCCTGGGCTGGAACTGCCTGGGCCATCTCGAGGCCTGTTCCACCGTGCTGCCGCTTTATACCAAGCACTATGTGCTCTGCGTGGTGACCATCTTCTCCGTCATCTTACTGGCCATCGTCGCTCTGTACATCCGCATCTACTGCGTGGTCCGCTCCAGCCACGTCGACGTGACCGGCCCACAGACGCTGGCCCTGCTCAAGACGGTCACCATCGTGCTGGGTGTCTTCATCGTCTGCTGGCTGCCTGCCTTTAGCATCCTGCTCCTGGACTATGCCTGTCCCGTCCGGTCCTGCCCCGTCCTCTACAAGGCCCACTACTTCTTTGCCTTTGCCACCCTGAACTCGCTGCTCAACCCCGTCATCTACACGTGGCGCAGCCGGGACCTGCGGCGGGAGGTACTGCGGCCGCTGCAGTGCtgccggcgggcggcgggcgtTCAAGGGCGGCGGGGCGGGACCCCGGGCCATCGCCTCCTGCCTCTCCGCAGCTCCAGCTCGCTAGAGAGGGGCACACACATGCCCACGTCGCCCACGTTTCTGGAGGGCAACACGATGGTCTGA